TCGACACACATTGTCATCTGGATGCTCCTGAATTTGACCGGGACCGTGAGCAAGTCATGGCGCGCGCCCGCGCAGCCGGTGTGCAGTCGATTGTGGTGCCGTCGGTCGCCGTGTTTGATTTTCAGACGGCTCGCGAGACCGCCTTGGCAGCGCCCGGTGGTGTGTATGCGCTGGGTATTCATCCATTGTTTACACCGGGAGCAGGGGTAACGGACCTGCAGGCCTTGGAGCGGGAAATCCAGTTGCGGCTGCCTGATCCTCGTCTAGTCGCTTTGGGCGAGATCGGTCTGGATTACTTCGTACCCGAATTGAAAACCGACGAGGCCAGCCGTCATCAGGAATTTCTGTTTGACGCCCAGTTGGGCCTGGCGCAACGCTATGGTCTGCCTGTCCTTCTACATGTTCGCCGCTCCCAGGATCGCGTGCTGAAATATCTGCGCCAATATCCCGCAGTCGGCGGGATTGCCCATGCTTTTAATGGTAGCGAACAGCAAGCGCAGATGTTTGTGCGCCAGGGCTATGCCTTGGGTTTCGGTGGGGCCATGACATTTGGCCGCGCCAAACAGATTCGCCGTTTGGCGCAGGCGTT
This genomic interval from Alcaligenes ammonioxydans contains the following:
- a CDS encoding TatD family hydrolase produces the protein MLIDTHCHLDAPEFDRDREQVMARARAAGVQSIVVPSVAVFDFQTARETALAAPGGVYALGIHPLFTPGAGVTDLQALEREIQLRLPDPRLVALGEIGLDYFVPELKTDEASRHQEFLFDAQLGLAQRYGLPVLLHVRRSQDRVLKYLRQYPAVGGIAHAFNGSEQQAQMFVRQGYALGFGGAMTFGRAKQIRRLAQALSLADMVLETDAPDLAPSWLVEPGTALASVRNEPAQVYGVADSLAQLRGLNVADVIAQTGAAARRVLPRLDAFLSSQGQ